One Cardiocondyla obscurior isolate alpha-2009 linkage group LG16, Cobs3.1, whole genome shotgun sequence genomic region harbors:
- the LOC139109067 gene encoding histone H2A, giving the protein MSGRGKGGKVKGKAKSRSNRAGLQFPVGRIHRLLRKGNYAERVGAGAPVYLAAVMEYLAAEVLELAGNAARDNKKTRIIPRHLQLAIRNDEELNKLLSGVTIAQGGVLPNIQAVLLPKKTEKKA; this is encoded by the coding sequence ATGTCTGGCCGCGGCAAGGGTGGAAAAGTCAAGGGAAAGGCGAAGTCCCGCTCGAATCGTGCCGGGCTGCAGTTCCCCGTTGGACGTATCCATCGACTTTTGCGAAAGGGAAATTATGCCGAGCGCGTCGGTGCTGGCGCCCCGGTTTATTTGGCCGCGGTGATGGAATATCTCGCTGCGGAAGTGTTGGAATTGGCAGGTAACGCTGCTCGCGACAACAAGAAGACCAGAATTATACCTAGACACCTGCAGCTGGCTATCCGCAACGATGAGGAATTGAACAAACTGCTCTCGGGCGTCACCATCGCTCAGGGTGGCGTGCTGCCGAACATCCAGGCAGTCCTGTTGCCGAAGAAAACCGAGAAGAAGGCTTAA
- the LOC139109060 gene encoding BRISC complex subunit FAM175B has translation MADGDLLVTISGAALSLLFYENVRSVGEQMGFLLGEVLEFIVKTYTDSDKQVETVKIHINVETIVTCPLIDLVQDSAGRIDEEKLKDFVHDKSKQVIGWYHFHRNFNSLIPTIRDKILHKQFASHFLDGNSCRKDLFLTCILNAATSETRGTHKFRHVFLRHNGRMFEPVPLRINNLGDDASRHDGSDYKPTPVRKSTRAPDGFTELIESLNLDMTRTSGLDCAMMIQKAAERHLISLIPKVCESDLEVAELEKQVRELKDKIAGQRLTRKAKVNGESCKRISKTSKENCFSEKIDSLTRDEMKISDGTCLQREHTPSCTQPVTATSRTQSRNTAVSISKSIQNQEKTRRLEYDSPQESPNQQNQQDFANSRRPMSDIVNESICQEDSEVSVAKGRGRGRDRNNPEFTLGMKKGHHSAGTTSQVHSTREKNINPEQDFSDAECSAAASLNSRVYR, from the exons ATGGCGGACGGCGATTTGCTCGTTACTATCTCGGGCGCGGCGCTTTCGTTGCTGTTCTACGAAAATGTGCGCAGCGTCGGCGAGCAG ATGGGTTTTCTCCTCGGTGAGGTGCTCGAATTCATTGTTAAGACCTACACGGACTCTGATAAGCAAGTAGAGACGGTCAAGATTCACATTA ATGTGGAGACTATTGTGACGTGTCCTTTGATTGATCTCGTGCAAGATTCCGCAGGTCGAATTGACGAGGAGAAACTGAAAGATTTTGTGCATGACAAGAGCAAACAGGTGATCGGTTGGTACCATTTTCATCGAAACTTCAATAGCTTAATTCCAACGATAAGAGACAAAATACTGCATAAACAATTTGCCTCGCACTTTTTGGACGGAAATAGCTGCAGAAAAGATCTTTTTCTTACCTGCATTCTCAATGCTGCCACCTCTGAAACACGTGGTACCCATAAATTCAGACATGTGTTCCTGAGGCATAATGGAAG GATGTTTGAGCCAGTTCCTTTGAGAATAAACAATTTAGGTGATGATGCATCTAGACATGATGGCTCAGATTATAAGCCAACACCTGTAAGAAAATCTACGCGTGCACCTGACGGCTTTACCGAATTGATTGAATCATTGAA cttGGATATGACAAGAACAAGTGGATTAGATTGCGCTATGATGATTCAGAAGGCTGCCGAACGGCATTTAATATCACTTATCCCGAAAGTGTGCGAGTCTGATCTAGAAGTGGCTGAATTAGAAAAACAAGTCCGTGAGTTGAAAGACAAGATTGCAGGTCAGCGATTGACTAGAAAAGCGAAGGTGAACGGTGAGAGCTGCAAGAGGATCTCTAAAACAAGCAAAGAGAATtgtttttcagaaaaaattGATTCCTTGACGAGAGATGAGATGAAAATTAGCGATGGCACGTGTCTCCAAAGAGAACACACCCCGTCTTGC ACTCAACCAGTTACTGCTACTAGTCGAACACAGAGTCGAAATACTGCTGTCAGCATTAGCAAAAGTATTCAGAATCAAGAAAAAACTCGCCGTTTAGAATACGACAGTCCACAAGAAAGCCCTAATCAACAAAATCAACAGGATTTTGCTAATAGCAGGCGTCCTATGTCAGACATCGTCAATGAGTCTATATGCCAAGAAGATAGTGAAGTAAGTGTAGCTAAGGGCAGAGGTCGAGGTAGAGATCGAAATAACCCTGAATTTACATTGGGAATGAAAAAAGGACATCATAGCGCTGGCACAACATCTCAGGTACATTCCACTCGAGAGAAAAACATTAATCCAGAACAAGATTTCTCTGACGCTGAATGTTCTGCTGCCGCATCCCTTAATTCCCGCGTTTACAGGTGA